One genomic region from Streptomyces sp. NBC_00457 encodes:
- a CDS encoding SDR family oxidoreductase, translating into MTTPQQTDQRVAIVTGASRGIGRQVAQQLAADGFAVVVGYAGNKGAAEEAVHTIEAAGGTAVAARADVADEGEVAAMFDLAEATYGGVDAVVHAAGRMALSPVAELDLDELDAQYRTNVRGAFVVDQQAARRLRPGGALVNFSTSVVGLLFPGYGAYASGKAAVETLTRILARELRGRDVTVNAVAPGPTATDLFLDGKDEETIARLAAQPPLERLGTPQDIASVVSFLVSPAGHWVNGQVLRANGGIV; encoded by the coding sequence ATGACCACTCCGCAGCAGACAGACCAGCGCGTCGCGATCGTCACCGGCGCCTCGCGCGGCATCGGGCGGCAGGTCGCCCAGCAGCTCGCCGCCGACGGATTCGCCGTCGTCGTCGGGTACGCGGGCAACAAGGGCGCGGCCGAGGAGGCCGTGCACACCATCGAGGCCGCCGGGGGCACCGCCGTGGCCGCCCGCGCGGACGTCGCCGACGAGGGCGAGGTCGCCGCCATGTTCGACCTGGCGGAAGCCACGTACGGCGGCGTCGACGCGGTCGTGCACGCGGCCGGCCGGATGGCCCTCTCCCCCGTCGCGGAACTCGACCTCGACGAGCTGGACGCCCAGTACCGCACCAACGTCCGCGGCGCCTTCGTCGTCGACCAGCAGGCCGCGCGCCGGCTGCGTCCGGGCGGCGCCCTCGTCAACTTCTCCACCTCGGTCGTCGGACTGCTCTTCCCCGGCTACGGCGCCTACGCCTCCGGCAAGGCCGCGGTCGAGACCCTCACCCGGATCCTGGCCAGGGAGCTGCGCGGCCGTGACGTGACCGTCAACGCCGTCGCCCCCGGCCCCACCGCCACCGACCTGTTCCTCGACGGCAAGGACGAGGAGACCATCGCCCGTCTCGCCGCGCAGCCCCCACTGGAGCGCCTGGGCACCCCCCAGGACATCGCCTCCGTCGTGTCCTTCCTGGTCAGCCCGGCCGGTCACTGGGTCAACGGACAGGTGCTGCGCGCCAACGGCGGCATCGTCTGA
- a CDS encoding baeRF2 domain-containing protein, whose protein sequence is MQLSFLAPLFERRGPWATVYFDPAQKDESGAKRRELSVREACRNLGEEGADAATVQAVREALTSIRPADAPAGTAIFATGGEVVLSLSLSRPPQRQIARWTALPRLTPLLELSAQDPVCLVAYIDRTGADCELRGATGPQDAGQVAGRRWPVHRTASSDWSERHFQLKVENTWDHNAREIAEALSSAYAESGADLVVLVGDPRERPAVRDKLPEAVREVTVETEHGGHAAGSFSPALEEAIEQARRDYTRRRIEEALDRFRAGRSGTGGPADAVEGVPALVEAVREHRIDTLLIRPDGSDLARETWAGNDPDQVAVRRTDAQILGEGDPFPVRADDALLRTAAVTDADVLIVPPSDGEGRGDVPAGGLGALLRWTYASAG, encoded by the coding sequence GTGCAGCTGTCATTTCTGGCCCCACTGTTCGAGCGCCGTGGCCCATGGGCCACCGTGTACTTCGACCCCGCTCAGAAGGACGAGTCGGGGGCCAAGCGGCGTGAGCTGTCCGTACGGGAAGCCTGCCGGAACCTGGGGGAGGAAGGCGCCGACGCGGCGACCGTGCAAGCGGTGCGCGAGGCCCTGACCAGCATCCGGCCCGCGGACGCCCCGGCCGGCACAGCGATCTTCGCCACCGGAGGAGAGGTGGTGCTCAGCCTCAGTCTCTCCCGGCCGCCGCAGCGGCAGATCGCCCGCTGGACCGCCCTGCCCCGGCTCACACCGCTGCTGGAGCTCTCCGCTCAGGATCCGGTCTGCCTGGTGGCCTACATCGACCGGACCGGCGCCGACTGCGAACTGCGCGGGGCGACTGGCCCGCAGGACGCCGGGCAGGTGGCGGGCCGGCGCTGGCCGGTGCACCGTACGGCCTCGTCGGACTGGTCGGAGCGGCATTTCCAGCTGAAGGTCGAGAACACCTGGGACCACAACGCCCGTGAGATCGCCGAAGCGCTGAGTTCGGCCTACGCGGAGTCCGGCGCCGACCTGGTCGTCCTGGTCGGCGACCCGCGCGAGCGGCCTGCCGTGCGGGACAAGCTGCCCGAGGCCGTCCGGGAGGTCACGGTGGAAACGGAGCATGGTGGCCATGCCGCCGGCTCCTTCTCTCCCGCGCTGGAAGAGGCCATCGAGCAGGCCCGCCGGGACTACACCCGGCGGCGCATCGAGGAGGCGCTCGACCGGTTCCGTGCCGGACGCAGCGGCACCGGCGGTCCGGCGGACGCGGTGGAGGGCGTCCCGGCCCTGGTGGAAGCCGTCAGGGAGCACCGCATCGATACGCTGCTGATTCGTCCCGACGGGTCGGATCTGGCCCGTGAGACATGGGCAGGGAACGATCCCGACCAAGTGGCGGTGCGCCGAACCGATGCGCAGATCCTGGGCGAGGGCGACCCGTTCCCCGTGCGGGCCGACGACGCACTGCTGCGGACAGCGGCGGTCACCGACGCCGACGTGCTGATCGTTCCCCCTTCGGACGGCGAGGGCAGGGGCGACGTCCCTGCGGGTGGCCTCGGCGCCCTGCTGCGGTGGACGTACGCCTCGGCCGGCTGA
- a CDS encoding helix-turn-helix domain-containing protein, giving the protein MTQEDGALDSLVRKRIRALRVAQGLSLEELATRAHLSQSSLSRIENGRRRLALDQLVTLARALDTTLDQLVENAADDVVISPTIHGAHGLMRWPIKGEPGMSVMRQRLTEPPPDNPSRMRAHPGREWLVVLSGTAILMLGHRRFRMETNQAAEFPTMMPHAIGADGGPCEIMGIFDRDARRGHRDTGDQPDNTNATASGTRSTT; this is encoded by the coding sequence ATGACGCAAGAAGATGGCGCGCTGGACAGCCTCGTACGCAAACGCATCCGCGCTCTGCGGGTCGCACAGGGTTTGTCCCTGGAGGAACTGGCCACCCGCGCCCACCTCAGCCAGTCCTCGCTGAGCCGCATCGAGAACGGCCGGCGCCGCCTCGCGCTGGACCAGCTCGTCACCCTGGCCCGCGCCCTGGACACCACCCTCGATCAGCTTGTCGAGAACGCCGCCGACGATGTCGTCATCAGCCCCACGATCCACGGTGCCCACGGCCTGATGCGCTGGCCGATCAAGGGCGAGCCCGGCATGAGCGTCATGCGTCAGCGGCTGACCGAGCCGCCGCCGGACAACCCGTCACGCATGCGCGCCCACCCGGGCCGGGAATGGCTTGTCGTGCTGTCCGGCACCGCGATCCTGATGCTGGGCCACCGCCGCTTCCGCATGGAGACCAACCAGGCGGCCGAGTTCCCGACGATGATGCCGCACGCCATCGGCGCCGACGGCGGCCCCTGCGAGATCATGGGCATCTTCGACCGCGACGCCCGCCGCGGACATCGCGACACCGGCGATCAGCCTGACAACACGAACGCGACCGCATCCGGAACCAGATCGACGACCTGA
- a CDS encoding helix-turn-helix transcriptional regulator, which yields MDRRELAGFLRSRRERITPADVGLPAGPRRRTPGLRREEVAQLAFISTEYYTRLEQARGPRPSREVLAALTRALRLSDGERAHLHHLAGAPPAPPPGPCREVRPSILDLLRRLPHAAALVLSATYEVIAHNDLAAALLDDFSALPRHERNFLRRTFLDARVGQPQWYSRSGMEIFGRTAARHLRAAAARYPDDPEVATLVDDLLTGSAEFARLWAAYDMSVEPAPHKTFRHPLIGPITLNCDVLDITDRDQRVVIYTADPGSPAEGALQLLSVIGTQRIDVPG from the coding sequence ATGGATCGACGAGAGCTGGCCGGCTTCCTGCGCAGCAGGCGCGAGCGGATCACCCCCGCCGACGTGGGGCTGCCCGCCGGGCCCAGGCGCCGTACGCCGGGGCTGCGACGCGAGGAGGTGGCGCAGCTGGCGTTCATCTCCACCGAGTACTACACGCGCCTCGAGCAGGCCCGCGGACCGCGCCCCTCACGCGAGGTGCTGGCCGCTCTGACCCGTGCCCTGCGCCTGTCCGATGGTGAGCGCGCCCACCTGCACCACCTCGCCGGCGCCCCGCCCGCCCCGCCGCCAGGCCCCTGCCGCGAGGTACGCCCGAGCATCCTGGACCTGCTGCGGCGGCTGCCGCACGCCGCGGCGCTCGTCCTGTCCGCGACCTATGAGGTGATCGCCCACAACGACCTGGCGGCCGCCCTCCTGGACGACTTCTCCGCCCTGCCCCGGCACGAACGCAACTTCCTGCGCCGTACCTTCCTCGATGCGCGCGTGGGGCAGCCGCAGTGGTACAGCCGGTCCGGTATGGAGATCTTCGGCCGTACCGCGGCCCGGCATCTGCGGGCCGCCGCCGCCCGCTACCCCGACGACCCCGAAGTAGCCACGCTGGTGGACGACCTGCTCACCGGCAGCGCGGAGTTCGCCCGGCTGTGGGCCGCCTACGACATGTCGGTGGAACCCGCCCCGCACAAGACCTTCCGGCACCCCCTGATCGGTCCCATCACCCTCAACTGCGATGTCCTGGACATCACCGACCGGGACCAGCGAGTCGTGATCTACACGGCCGACCCCGGCTCCCCGGCCGAGGGGGCTCTGCAACTGCTGTCGGTGATCGGCACCCAGCGCATCGACGTACCCGGCTGA
- a CDS encoding alpha/beta hydrolase — translation MAVLPGTATAAVGGEGGGGKGWGGARVVAEEKVGPRLLDLTVSSPALGRTAKVRLLTPDGWDERRKHQRWPVLFLLHGCCDTYDSWTRETDVASLPQLRNTLVVMPEGGPAGWYSDWWNHGKGGSPAWETFHLRELRPLLEHGYGAGHRRVIAGLSMGGLGSLLYAARQPGMFRAAASYSGVVHPLYGDFPAGLMDLLTQFGEDPLALWGDPVAQRAIWEAHDPYYLANRLRSIPVFLSSGDGTAGPFDPPGAHDDLEALLNDMNHVVAGRLKAAGVRLTTDFYGPGTHDWPYWERELHRSLPMLLHALKPGH, via the coding sequence ATGGCCGTCCTGCCGGGGACCGCGACCGCGGCTGTCGGCGGCGAGGGCGGAGGTGGCAAGGGCTGGGGCGGCGCCCGGGTCGTGGCGGAGGAGAAGGTCGGGCCCCGTCTGCTCGACCTGACTGTTTCGTCGCCCGCTCTGGGGCGTACCGCCAAGGTGCGTCTGCTGACCCCGGACGGCTGGGACGAGCGGCGGAAGCACCAGCGGTGGCCGGTGCTGTTCTTGCTCCACGGCTGCTGCGACACGTATGACAGCTGGACCCGCGAAACCGACGTCGCGTCGCTGCCGCAGCTGCGCAACACACTGGTCGTCATGCCCGAGGGCGGACCGGCCGGGTGGTACAGCGACTGGTGGAACCACGGCAAGGGCGGTTCGCCGGCGTGGGAGACCTTCCACTTGCGCGAGCTGCGCCCGTTGCTGGAGCACGGCTATGGTGCCGGCCATCGCCGGGTGATCGCCGGGCTGTCCATGGGCGGCCTCGGCTCTCTGCTCTACGCCGCGCGCCAGCCCGGCATGTTCCGGGCAGCGGCGAGCTACAGCGGCGTGGTGCATCCCCTGTACGGCGACTTCCCGGCCGGACTGATGGACCTGCTGACGCAGTTCGGCGAAGACCCGCTCGCTCTGTGGGGCGATCCCGTGGCCCAGCGCGCCATCTGGGAGGCGCACGACCCGTACTACCTCGCGAACCGGCTGCGTTCGATCCCCGTTTTCCTCTCGAGCGGCGACGGCACCGCCGGCCCGTTCGATCCGCCCGGCGCCCATGACGATCTCGAGGCACTGCTCAACGACATGAACCACGTTGTCGCCGGCCGGCTGAAGGCCGCCGGAGTGCGGCTCACCACCGACTTCTACGGACCCGGCACCCACGACTGGCCCTACTGGGAGCGCGAACTGCACCGCTCCCTGCCGATGCTGCTGCACGCCCTTAAGCCGGGCCACTGA
- a CDS encoding NADPH:quinone oxidoreductase family protein, with translation MEIDERRHTAEQTVRALVQRSRRGPRDLTLTTDHRLPAPRPGEYLIRVGAAGVNFADVMQAHGTYGGGPQAPYVAGFEAAGEIVEVGPGIESPLPLGTRVVGTGPGAFAQYMTMPAAGVLPVPAGWSEAEVLGLVLNWATALAALKPLGEVKSGDVVLVHAAAGGVGQAAVRLARHYGARVIATASPAKHDTVRALGADEVLDRAHPGLAEAITRLTGGVDLVLESVGRATFEVSLSVTKPFTGRVVVFGAASGDANLSTHDLIFTHQVQVKGVHIGALAAAAPSIYRSLLVELEALIAQGVYPPGTPQVHPLAEGPTVLRQLEAGQTLGKHALDPWR, from the coding sequence ATGGAGATCGATGAGCGGCGACACACCGCTGAGCAGACGGTACGGGCACTGGTCCAGAGGTCGCGCCGAGGACCAAGGGACCTGACCCTCACGACAGATCACCGCCTCCCCGCCCCAAGGCCTGGCGAGTATCTGATCCGAGTGGGCGCGGCGGGGGTCAACTTCGCGGACGTGATGCAGGCCCACGGCACCTACGGAGGAGGTCCGCAGGCGCCCTACGTGGCGGGTTTTGAAGCCGCCGGCGAGATTGTGGAGGTCGGCCCGGGAATCGAGAGCCCGCTCCCACTCGGCACCCGTGTCGTCGGCACGGGACCGGGCGCCTTCGCGCAGTACATGACGATGCCGGCCGCGGGGGTTCTTCCCGTCCCTGCAGGCTGGAGCGAAGCCGAAGTCCTGGGCCTGGTGCTGAACTGGGCGACCGCATTGGCGGCGCTGAAGCCGTTGGGCGAGGTCAAGTCAGGTGACGTGGTGCTCGTGCATGCCGCGGCCGGAGGCGTGGGGCAGGCCGCTGTCCGCCTCGCGCGCCACTACGGTGCGCGCGTGATCGCCACGGCGTCACCAGCCAAGCACGACACCGTCCGAGCGCTCGGCGCCGACGAGGTCCTGGACCGCGCACACCCAGGTCTGGCCGAGGCGATCACCCGCCTGACCGGCGGTGTTGACCTGGTCCTTGAATCGGTGGGACGTGCCACGTTCGAGGTCAGCCTGTCGGTCACCAAACCCTTCACCGGCCGCGTCGTCGTGTTCGGCGCCGCCTCCGGAGACGCCAACCTCAGCACGCACGACCTGATCTTCACCCACCAAGTACAAGTGAAAGGCGTGCACATCGGTGCGTTGGCGGCCGCCGCCCCGTCCATCTATCGATCGTTGCTCGTCGAACTCGAGGCGCTCATCGCCCAAGGCGTGTACCCGCCTGGCACCCCCCAGGTTCATCCCCTGGCCGAGGGGCCGACGGTGCTGCGGCAACTCGAAGCGGGCCAGACCCTTGGCAAGCACGCCCTCGATCCCTGGCGCTGA
- a CDS encoding MFS transporter, with protein MSTNQPAQGAAAIAGGEGGTPDARQLRTILIAVSIALMAVIASVSGLNVAQTHMAVEFGASQNTVLWIINIYTLALAALLLPLGAIGDRLGRKPMLTAGLGIFGVANILAGVAPTAEVMIAARVAGGVGAAMIMPITLAVITSTFPEEQRGKAIGVWTGVAGGGGILGMFLSALLVDVADWRWLFVLPVALVIVALGMTLKSVPNSRERSAHSFDTVGALVSTVAVIGLIFVLQEGPHRGWTAPATAISLAVGLIAGIGFVAWELHRRNASLLDVRLFRERGLAGGSITLLVVFGVQAGIAVVLFPFFQAVLGWSGLLSTVAMMPMAVMMMMASGLAPTMAARIGARSTMAVGIALAGVGLVLMALFVSVDGGYLTILPGMLAMGIGMGLSMTPSTEAITGSLPREKQGVASALNDITRELGTALGVAMLGALLSAGYRSAMDDRLHGVPQGTADTAREGVANAVEVSGSAGSDAQQIVDAAQQSFVDGWQQAMWAGVAVMTALFVYIALRGPKNSTPVAVDEAEAEVAEAIVAR; from the coding sequence ATGAGTACGAACCAGCCCGCACAGGGGGCCGCCGCCATAGCCGGCGGCGAGGGCGGCACACCGGACGCGCGTCAGCTGCGCACCATCCTGATCGCCGTCTCCATCGCACTGATGGCCGTCATCGCGTCGGTGTCCGGGCTGAACGTGGCCCAGACCCACATGGCCGTCGAGTTCGGGGCCTCACAGAACACGGTTCTGTGGATCATCAACATCTACACCCTGGCCCTGGCCGCACTGTTGCTGCCGCTCGGCGCGATCGGTGATCGCCTGGGCCGAAAGCCCATGCTGACCGCCGGACTTGGCATCTTCGGTGTCGCAAACATCCTGGCGGGCGTGGCCCCGACCGCCGAGGTCATGATCGCGGCCCGGGTGGCCGGCGGTGTCGGTGCCGCGATGATCATGCCGATCACGCTCGCCGTGATCACCTCCACCTTCCCCGAGGAGCAGCGCGGCAAGGCGATCGGCGTGTGGACCGGCGTCGCCGGAGGCGGCGGCATCCTGGGCATGTTCCTCTCCGCGCTCCTGGTCGATGTCGCGGACTGGCGCTGGCTGTTCGTGCTGCCGGTGGCCCTGGTCATCGTGGCCCTCGGCATGACACTGAAGTCGGTGCCCAACTCCCGTGAGCGCTCGGCCCATTCCTTCGACACCGTCGGCGCGCTGGTCTCCACCGTCGCCGTCATCGGCCTCATCTTCGTCCTCCAGGAGGGACCGCACCGCGGCTGGACCGCCCCCGCGACGGCGATCAGCCTCGCCGTCGGCCTCATCGCCGGCATCGGCTTCGTGGCCTGGGAACTGCACCGCCGAAACGCATCGCTGCTGGACGTACGCCTGTTCCGGGAGCGTGGCCTGGCCGGCGGCTCGATCACGCTGCTGGTGGTCTTCGGTGTCCAGGCGGGCATCGCCGTGGTCCTGTTCCCGTTCTTCCAGGCGGTGCTCGGCTGGTCGGGACTGCTGTCGACGGTGGCGATGATGCCGATGGCCGTCATGATGATGATGGCCTCCGGCCTGGCCCCCACGATGGCCGCCCGCATCGGCGCACGGTCGACCATGGCCGTGGGCATCGCGCTGGCCGGCGTGGGCCTGGTGCTGATGGCGCTGTTCGTCTCCGTGGACGGCGGCTACCTGACCATCCTGCCGGGCATGCTCGCCATGGGCATCGGCATGGGCCTGTCCATGACGCCTTCCACCGAGGCCATCACCGGCTCGCTGCCGCGTGAGAAGCAGGGCGTCGCCTCCGCACTCAACGACATCACCCGCGAACTCGGCACCGCGCTGGGCGTCGCCATGCTGGGCGCGCTCCTGTCCGCCGGCTACCGCAGCGCGATGGACGACCGACTGCACGGCGTCCCCCAGGGGACCGCGGACACCGCCCGCGAAGGCGTCGCCAACGCCGTCGAGGTCTCGGGCAGCGCGGGCTCGGACGCGCAGCAGATCGTCGATGCCGCCCAGCAGTCGTTCGTCGACGGCTGGCAGCAGGCGATGTGGGCAGGCGTCGCGGTGATGACCGCGCTGTTCGTCTACATCGCCCTGCGCGGCCCGAAGAACTCCACCCCCGTGGCGGTGGACGAGGCCGAGGCCGAGGTCGCCGAGGCGATCGTCGCCCGGTGA
- a CDS encoding MarR family transcriptional regulator — MLTALAGVQLDRAAVALLRGLADAEPLRLGELAQLLAVEASHVTRQVRQLERSGHVERVPDPDDGRALRVRLTPVGDVVVVSGTGGWGQRFVRRLGSGRIVVLAEATLAWSRRGLRLRWSAERWKIAGRPDVVRA; from the coding sequence GTGCTGACGGCGCTGGCGGGCGTGCAACTCGACCGGGCGGCGGTGGCACTGCTGCGCGGGCTGGCCGACGCGGAGCCGCTGCGGCTGGGGGAATTGGCCCAGCTGCTCGCCGTGGAGGCATCCCATGTCACCCGGCAGGTGCGGCAGTTGGAGAGATCCGGTCATGTCGAGCGCGTCCCCGACCCGGACGACGGGCGCGCCCTGCGTGTGCGGCTGACGCCCGTCGGTGACGTCGTGGTCGTCAGCGGCACGGGCGGATGGGGACAGCGGTTCGTACGCCGGCTCGGCAGCGGCCGCATCGTGGTCCTCGCCGAGGCCACCCTCGCCTGGAGCCGACGTGGTCTTCGCCTTCGTTGGAGCGCGGAGCGCTGGAAGATTGCGGGACGCCCAGACGTTGTCCGGGCATGA
- a CDS encoding TetR/AcrR family transcriptional regulator → MAGRAIRAEQVNATRELILTAAERLFAERGVYAVSNRQVSEAAGQGNNAAVGYHFGTKADLIRAIVRKHDGRIQEIRSRLLAQIGDSTDVRDWVDCLVRPVPEHLAALGSPTWYARFCAQVMTDPALYEIMIEESLGSPTLRQVIDGLRRCLPDLPADVRAERGDMARHLILHVSAERERALAENAPTPRANWNDAATGLTDAVVGIWLAPVTLSP, encoded by the coding sequence ATGGCGGGCAGGGCGATACGTGCGGAACAGGTCAACGCGACCCGCGAGCTGATCCTGACCGCGGCCGAGCGGCTGTTCGCCGAGCGGGGCGTGTACGCGGTGTCCAACCGTCAGGTCAGCGAGGCCGCCGGGCAGGGCAACAATGCCGCTGTCGGCTATCACTTCGGCACCAAGGCCGACCTGATCCGCGCCATCGTCCGCAAGCACGACGGACGCATCCAGGAGATCCGGTCCCGGCTGCTGGCCCAGATCGGCGACTCCACCGACGTACGCGACTGGGTGGACTGCCTGGTGCGCCCCGTACCCGAACATCTCGCGGCCCTGGGCAGCCCCACCTGGTACGCCCGCTTCTGCGCCCAGGTGATGACCGACCCCGCGCTGTACGAGATCATGATCGAGGAGTCTCTCGGCTCACCCACGTTGCGGCAGGTCATCGACGGTCTGCGGCGCTGTCTGCCCGACCTGCCGGCCGACGTGCGTGCCGAACGCGGCGACATGGCACGCCATCTGATCCTGCACGTCTCCGCCGAACGGGAGCGCGCGCTCGCCGAGAACGCCCCCACCCCGAGGGCCAATTGGAACGACGCCGCGACCGGGCTGACGGACGCGGTCGTCGGCATCTGGCTGGCTCCCGTGACACTGAGTCCCTGA
- a CDS encoding SDR family NAD(P)-dependent oxidoreductase, protein MDNTQTTDTSAPATPGLLTGKVAFISGAGRGIGAAAARLFAREGARVLLTARTEDQLKAVAEEIRAAGGTAQYAVCDLADTTSVRAAVDRTVEVYGRLDVAFNNGALATRQPGPLDQVPEADFDQQYSVNLRGVWLALAAQVAAIRTTAGTGAIVNTSSVGGWKGNPVLPAYSAMKRGVHSLTESAAVAYGAEGIRVNAVAPGTTLTEMMRHWEAESPGIIDQLNASTPLRRAARPEEVAEAAAWLLSDRASYVTGVVLAVDGGMQAS, encoded by the coding sequence ATGGACAACACCCAGACCACCGACACCTCCGCCCCTGCCACTCCGGGTCTGCTGACCGGCAAGGTCGCCTTCATCAGCGGAGCCGGCCGCGGCATCGGCGCCGCCGCGGCGCGGCTGTTCGCCCGGGAAGGCGCCCGCGTCCTGCTCACGGCCCGCACCGAGGACCAGCTCAAAGCGGTAGCCGAAGAGATCCGGGCCGCGGGCGGCACCGCTCAGTACGCGGTCTGCGACCTGGCCGACACGACCAGCGTGCGCGCCGCGGTCGACCGCACCGTGGAGGTGTACGGCCGACTCGACGTCGCCTTCAACAACGGGGCGCTCGCCACCCGGCAGCCCGGCCCGCTGGACCAGGTGCCGGAGGCGGACTTCGACCAGCAGTACAGCGTCAACCTCAGGGGCGTCTGGCTGGCCCTGGCCGCTCAGGTCGCCGCCATCCGGACGACCGCGGGCACGGGCGCCATCGTCAACACCTCGTCCGTCGGCGGCTGGAAGGGCAACCCCGTACTGCCCGCGTACAGCGCGATGAAGCGAGGTGTCCACAGCCTCACCGAGTCGGCCGCCGTCGCCTACGGTGCCGAAGGCATCCGCGTCAACGCCGTCGCCCCCGGCACCACGCTGACCGAGATGATGCGCCACTGGGAAGCGGAATCGCCCGGCATCATCGACCAGCTCAACGCGAGCACCCCGCTGCGCCGCGCGGCCCGTCCCGAGGAAGTCGCCGAGGCCGCCGCGTGGCTGCTGAGCGACCGCGCCTCCTACGTCACCGGAGTGGTCCTCGCGGTCGACGGCGGCATGCAGGCATCGTGA
- a CDS encoding TetR/AcrR family transcriptional regulator yields the protein MDAREKILEAAAELLAAAPVADVSTRAVCEAAGVGAPMLYRLFGDKAGLLSAVVDRGFEQYLASKRAARPSDDPVADLRSGWDNHMRFALDHPNYYRLMYSPELTAPPAAAKEAHDLLHGILERCAAAGRLTVPPALATRVIMSANVGAALSMLTRPEQYPDPQFSARLRDAVIDSLTRPGDSAVRHEDAAVPVAAATLAARLRAEQPEELTPAEAALLQQWLEKLSAK from the coding sequence ATGGATGCGAGGGAAAAGATCCTGGAAGCGGCCGCCGAACTGCTCGCCGCCGCGCCGGTCGCCGATGTCTCGACGCGTGCCGTGTGCGAGGCGGCCGGAGTGGGTGCGCCGATGCTCTACCGGCTCTTCGGCGACAAGGCCGGGCTGCTGTCCGCGGTGGTCGACCGGGGATTCGAGCAGTACCTCGCGTCCAAGCGGGCGGCCCGCCCCAGCGACGATCCGGTCGCCGACCTGCGGAGCGGCTGGGACAACCACATGCGGTTCGCGCTGGACCACCCCAACTACTACCGCCTGATGTACTCACCCGAACTCACCGCACCGCCCGCCGCGGCCAAAGAGGCGCACGACCTGCTGCACGGCATCCTGGAGCGGTGCGCGGCGGCCGGGCGGCTGACCGTTCCGCCCGCCCTCGCGACCCGGGTGATCATGTCGGCGAACGTCGGAGCCGCCCTGTCGATGCTCACCCGGCCCGAGCAGTACCCCGATCCACAGTTCTCGGCCCGGTTGCGCGACGCCGTGATCGACTCGCTGACCCGCCCGGGCGACTCGGCCGTACGCCATGAGGACGCAGCCGTGCCCGTGGCGGCTGCCACCCTCGCAGCCCGCTTGCGGGCCGAACAGCCGGAGGAACTGACCCCGGCGGAGGCGGCGTTGCTTCAGCAGTGGCTGGAGAAACTCTCCGCGAAGTGA
- a CDS encoding MerR family transcriptional regulator, whose product MKISEASKVSGVSARSLRYYEDEGLIVPGRCGNGYRDYCRSTIDRVRVIRSLLESGLPVRLIKEVLPHLTAQADADVEVVCAEFLQEVQRYRDRLAARIVSLSDQRAALDAYLREARRTDR is encoded by the coding sequence ATGAAGATCAGCGAAGCGTCCAAGGTCAGCGGCGTGAGTGCCAGGTCTTTGCGTTACTACGAGGACGAGGGCTTGATCGTTCCTGGGCGATGCGGCAATGGGTACCGGGACTACTGTCGGTCCACCATCGACCGGGTCCGTGTCATCCGCTCACTGCTGGAGTCCGGGCTGCCCGTGCGGTTGATCAAGGAAGTCCTGCCCCACCTCACTGCCCAAGCTGACGCCGACGTTGAGGTGGTGTGCGCGGAATTCCTGCAGGAGGTGCAGAGGTATCGCGATCGGCTCGCCGCACGCATCGTCAGTCTCAGCGATCAGCGGGCGGCTCTCGACGCCTACTTGCGAGAGGCTCGCCGGACCGATCGGTGA